A genomic stretch from Eretmochelys imbricata isolate rEreImb1 chromosome 24, rEreImb1.hap1, whole genome shotgun sequence includes:
- the CNFN gene encoding cornifelin, translated as MAYQAETVQPGRVQTSYSYGTSSAWSSGTCDCFADMGVCLCGTFVPCILASQVSQDFGESCLLPCLPGTLLALRTGVRERYHIEGSICDDWLVMACCGPCGLCQLSRELSHRR; from the exons ATGGCCTATCAGGCGGAGACCGTGCAGCCCGGCCGGGTGCAAACCAGCTACTCCTACGGCACCTCCAGCGCCTGGAGCTCCGGGACGTGCGACTGCTTCGCAGACATGGGCgtgt GTCTCTGCGGTACCTTTGTGCCCTGCATCCTGGCCTCCCAGGTGTCCCAGGACTTCGGCgagtcctgcctcctgccctgcctgccgGGCACCCTGCTGGCCCTGCGCACAGGGGTACGGGAACGGTACCACATCGAG ggcAGTATCTGCGACGACTGGCTCGTCATGGCCTGCTGTGGGCCCTGCGGCCTTTGCCAGCTGTCCCGGGAGCTGTCGCACCGGAGATGA
- the RABAC1 gene encoding prenylated Rab acceptor protein 1 — protein sequence MAGKAGSEHPFTPPAEHEAAGPLGTKISIPALLPQGPAKKWLEQRRAALRPWATFADQRRFGKPRNLGEVCQRLARNVEYFQSNYVLVFLGLVLYCLITSPLLLVALAVFFGACYLIYLRTQQSRLVLFGRELSTAHQYGLAGGVSFPFFWLAGAGSAVFWVLGATLVVIGSHAAFHELESGEADELQMEPV from the exons ATGGCCGGGAAAGCGGGCTCGGAGCATCCCTTCACCCCGCCCGCCGAGCACGAGGCTGCGGGACCCCTCGGCACCAA GATCTCCATCccggccctgctgccccagggcccCGCCAAGAAGTGGCTGGAGCAGCGTCGGGCCGCCCTGCGCCCCTGGGCCACCTTCGCGGACCAGCGCCGGTTCGGGAAGCCCCGGAACTTGGGGGAGGTCTGCCAGCGCCTGGCGCGGAACGTGGAGTATTTCCAGAGCAACTACGTCCTCGTCTTCCTGGGCCTCGTCCTCTACTGCCT GATCACCTCCCCCCTGCTCCTCGTGGCGCTGGCTGTCTTCTTCGGGGCCTGTTACCTCATCTACCTGCGAACCCAGCAGTCCCGCCTGGTGCTGTTCG gcCGGGAGCTCAGCACGGCTCACCAGTACGgcctggctgggggtgtctccttccccttcttctggCTGGCGGGGGCCGGATCTGCCGTCTTCTGGGTGCTGG GTGCCACCCTGGTGGTGATCGGCTCCCACGCTGCCTTCCATGAGCTGGAGTCAGGGGAGGCTGATGAGCTGCAGATGGAGCCTGTGTGA